In Fusobacterium perfoetens, one genomic interval encodes:
- a CDS encoding [FeFe] hydrogenase, group A, giving the protein MFEHNHGKEIISLSSVGSIFSNLAGAELKKALKQGKNVVAISGMVVKPGVYEILETTTLADLIEMAGGMVGHKKFKAAQFGLPFRNLVKEDALDKPIDIGLFEDGATRNIIILSESDCMVSFSKFYLEYLLANLQRRGYLEYSRVEEEMKRSWRVLDRISKGKGNMRDLFLLRHLCGIIMDTLKRKRNLVIESIEKFYHEFEEHIENKTCPAGQCIQLLQFKITDKCIGCTACSRVCPVNCISGSIKQKHTIDNTKCTHCGQCVVACPVGAIFEGDHTTQLLRDIATPNKIVVAQIAPAVRVAIGEAFGYEAGENVEKKLVSALKAIGIDYVFDTSWAADLTIMEEAKEFQERLEKYYAGDKDVKLPILTSCCPAWIKFFEQNYPDMLDVPSSVKSPMEIFSTVAKDLWAKSVGLSREQVSVVAIMPCLAKKYEASREEFSRGDNYDTDLVITTRELIKLFKQLNIDLKEMEDEDFDNPLGEYSGAGIIFGRTGGVIEAATRTAVESITGERLDNVEFEELRGWDGFRIAEIKVGELNLRIGISHGLEETAKMLDKIRAGEEFFHAIEIMACKGGCIGGGGQPKALKKVEVLKKRAEGLNNIDKNLPIRRSHENESVKEFYKQYLDYPLSRKAHELLHTRYFPKFK; this is encoded by the coding sequence ATGTTCGAACACAATCACGGTAAAGAGATAATAAGTTTATCATCTGTTGGGTCAATATTCTCAAATCTAGCAGGAGCTGAGTTAAAAAAAGCTTTAAAACAAGGTAAAAATGTTGTGGCTATTTCAGGAATGGTAGTTAAACCAGGAGTTTATGAAATTTTAGAAACAACTACACTTGCAGATTTAATAGAAATGGCTGGTGGAATGGTTGGGCATAAAAAATTCAAAGCTGCACAATTTGGATTACCATTTAGAAATTTAGTTAAGGAAGATGCTTTAGATAAACCAATTGATATTGGATTATTTGAAGATGGAGCTACAAGAAATATTATAATCTTATCAGAATCTGACTGTATGGTTTCGTTCTCAAAATTCTATTTAGAGTATTTACTTGCAAACCTACAAAGAAGAGGATATTTAGAATATTCAAGAGTTGAAGAAGAGATGAAACGTTCTTGGAGAGTTCTTGATAGAATTTCTAAAGGAAAAGGAAATATGAGAGACTTATTCCTTTTAAGACACCTTTGTGGAATAATAATGGACACTCTAAAAAGAAAAAGAAATCTTGTTATAGAATCAATTGAAAAATTCTATCACGAATTTGAAGAACATATAGAAAATAAAACTTGTCCAGCAGGGCAATGTATCCAATTATTACAATTTAAAATCACTGATAAATGTATAGGATGTACAGCTTGTTCAAGAGTTTGTCCTGTAAATTGTATCTCTGGTTCTATAAAACAAAAACATACAATAGACAACACTAAATGTACTCACTGTGGTCAATGTGTTGTAGCTTGTCCAGTAGGAGCTATATTTGAAGGAGATCACACAACTCAACTTCTAAGAGATATTGCAACACCTAACAAAATAGTTGTAGCACAGATCGCTCCAGCAGTAAGAGTTGCAATCGGAGAAGCTTTTGGATATGAAGCAGGAGAAAACGTTGAGAAAAAATTAGTTTCAGCTTTAAAAGCTATTGGTATTGACTATGTATTTGATACTAGCTGGGCTGCTGACTTAACAATAATGGAAGAAGCAAAAGAATTCCAAGAAAGATTAGAAAAATACTATGCAGGTGACAAAGATGTTAAACTTCCAATACTAACTTCTTGTTGTCCAGCTTGGATAAAATTCTTTGAACAAAACTATCCAGATATGCTAGATGTACCATCATCAGTAAAATCTCCAATGGAAATATTCTCAACAGTTGCAAAAGACTTATGGGCAAAAAGCGTAGGACTTTCGAGAGAACAAGTATCAGTAGTTGCTATTATGCCTTGTCTTGCTAAAAAATATGAAGCATCAAGAGAAGAGTTCTCAAGAGGAGATAACTACGATACAGACTTAGTTATCACAACAAGAGAGTTAATAAAACTATTCAAACAATTAAATATCGACCTTAAGGAAATGGAAGATGAAGACTTTGACAATCCTTTAGGAGAATATTCTGGAGCAGGAATAATCTTCGGAAGAACTGGAGGAGTTATCGAAGCTGCAACAAGAACTGCTGTTGAATCTATAACAGGAGAAAGATTAGACAACGTTGAGTTTGAAGAATTAAGAGGTTGGGACGGATTCAGAATTGCTGAAATCAAAGTTGGAGAATTAAACTTAAGAATAGGAATTTCTCATGGACTTGAAGAAACAGCAAAAATGCTTGACAAAATAAGAGCTGGAGAAGAATTCTTCCACGCTATCGAAATCATGGCTTGTAAAGGTGGATGTATCGGTGGTGGAGGACAACCAAAAGCACTTAAAAAAGTTGAAGTATTAAAGAAAAGAGCAGAAGGACTTAACAATATAG